In Plectropomus leopardus isolate mb unplaced genomic scaffold, YSFRI_Pleo_2.0 unplaced_scaffold22956, whole genome shotgun sequence, the sequence tttttttgcactttgagcaccacaagcagagtaccatctagttccatcatTTTGCAGAGAATGCAGACTTCCCTATGACCGAGCAAGCAACTCTCCAAGCAACTCACAgcaaacaatctagattgataaataacactaaatacaaaagggaaaatgtgtattttttattttggggtgaactgtccctttcaaAGTTTCCTGAGAATGATTGTGAAacttttcttcccttttttccaGTAAACGCTCAGGACAATGAAGATCACGTTCCTCTCCACTTCTGCGCTCGCTTCGGTCACCATGAGATTGTGCGTTTTCTTCTGCAGGGCAACTTTGACGTGCAACCTCACTCTGTCAACATCTACGGGGACACACCATTGCACTTGTAAATGGTTTACAGTGTCAGTATCcttctttggggttttttggtaGACATATGAAGTGCTGTATTAAATGCTGTGTCTCATCAGGGCCTGCTATAATGGAAAATTTGAGGTGGCGAAGGTGATCATACAACTTTCTGGCACCGACAGTTTGTCAAAGGAGAACATTTTCAGCGAGACGGCACTTCACAGGTCTTGTCTCACATGCTGTACATATTTCTGTTAAGTGTCTGAGTTTgttgaaaagtgctttataaataaaatgtattattatcattattattactatcatagTCTAGAAAAAACATGctgacacatactgtacaaaGACACAGACTGTATTGATGTATGAG encodes:
- the LOC121966065 gene encoding serine/threonine-protein kinase TNNI3K-like, producing the protein NAQDNEDHVPLHFCARFGHHEIVRFLLQGNFDVQPHSVNIYGDTPLHLACYNGKFEVAKVIIQLSGTDSLSKENIFSETALHSACTYGKDLEMVKFLLSQNAMSINNQGRDGHT